The genomic region TCTGATCTCGCTTTTTCCGAAGCACCTTGCAGGAATGGCTACTTCCTGCTGCTCATACACGTCCCGTGCATTTGGCCTGTCAGCTCTTATCAGAAGCCAATGTTTAACCGAGGGAGTGGATGTGCAATAAAGGAATAAGTGAATATTAAACACCTCGCACTTTTCTGTCTGCAGAAAACAAGTCGACTTGAAAATAAACTCTGGTTCTCGTCTCCATTATACTTTGAGAATGTTGAAAGCCACTTAAGTCTTGTAGCAATTCTCTTACGGGAGAAAAGAGCAGTCCTTAACAAGCCTCAGGCTGCAGGTGTGACTCACGTTTAATTGGCTGGAATTTTTTGTATGTGCGATGAATGCTTCAAGGTCCTGTTATGCTGCCTGTTCCAGTTCAAAAAAGAGTTTTTTACACATTTGCCAGCTATATGATAGACATGAGGGTAATGAGGAAACAGGCCTACCTTACAGCCCTGCAGCCCTACCTTACAGCCCTGCAGCCCTACCTTACAGCCCTACAGCCCTGTTGACAGTATTGCTCCTGGTAAAACTTTCAAACGTGACACCAATTCAGCGCTTTCACAGACACACTTCCTGAAGTCCAGTGTTTGGCTCCCAAAGTACCAGCCTCCTGGTGCTGATTGTCAACAGCTGATTCCCAACTCACACCTTTCGTGACAGACTCCGTCAGCTAGCTGTCAGAATTCCAAATTATCACTTCTCACCACTGTTAACACAGCACAACACTCTCACTACGAATTCACAATGTATGGTCTTATCACTGTTTTTGTTAGTGTAGCAAATTATAGTCATCTTTTACAACATGTGTATGAAGGTATGAGTCTCTCACCTAATCCCTGCCGCTACTCTCCAGCTGCAATCATCCCCTCGGCCGCGTTGCTCTGTTACAGTCCTCCGGGTCCGTATCCGCTTCCAGACAACAGTGCCGTCCCTTTTGGGGCTGTCCTGTAGTTTCCTGGACCCAAATAAGGCTTtgagggtgttttttttttttaactgagaaTTCCAGCAGCACGCCCATTTTCTAAGTTAATTTCTGGGAAAGAGGGTGGGAACTAATTAGCTGTAGTGACCTGTCAGACGTGTGTGGGCAGGCAAACGCACATTAGCGGTTAGGTGCTGCGGGCCAAAGCCAAGCGGGTCTGTTTCTGATTCGTCGAAAGCTTGGGGAACCTCGCCTCTCCTGGCGTGTCAGTCAAGAAAGTAGACAGTCAGAAAGCAACACTTCTGCTTAATGCCAAGTGGAAATTACTCTGCTTCTAATAAAAACAGAAGAGGCAGCAACTGACGGTCTGAATTCACTTCCTTTTGTCCATGTTTTCTCTCATTACTTTAGGATCCTTTCGCTTGATCAACATCCCTCCATACACATTCCTTCAATGTCGCCACACTTTTATCTTGTTTGTGGCTCTATCACTTCATCGTACAACAGAGAATGGTCTCTAGGTAATGTACTGTGCAGGATTGCCAAATCTCATGCATCTACCGTGACACGTTTTGTTACTGTCAGTTAGTTTGCAAAGCGTACAGActattcacaaggtaataaaactgtaaaaATGTCCATTTAAGTGAGTGTACGTGGGTGCAGACTTGAAATGTCATGCCAATCCTTATTCTGCTCTAGCTCTGTGCTAACATGCAATCCACAATGACTCTGTGCTACCATGCAGCCCAGAGTGGTTCAATTCTTACATGCAGTCTGCAGGGTTGCTATTCAAATGTAGATACATGCTAATAACACTATGAGCTAGGGCAGGGATTGTAAACTGCCATTTCAATTATAAGGATCTAAATTTTACTTTAGTACTGAGTTCTTGCCGTgtactgattggtcagtctcctgtaaTCATGCGTTTGTTGCTAATGTTAATCTGAAACTGCTGGATGAATCTTCCAATGTAGGAATCAAACCAGTCAACGCACAAGAAGAACCAAATTAGCACAAGAACCTTTGAGTTTTGTAGAACCTGAAGCAGCACATGGGCTGACATGGGTCATCCGGTCACCCTATCTGCCAATGACTTAAACTCAGGCTTCCTCACCATACGTTTCAGTATCTGGAACCAAAAATGTATCCTGTTGAATTGGGAGAGTTTTGTAAATGTGCTCTTTAGTTCTCCAGCAATTGAGCTGGTGTTTACATGCATGTTTGTCATGGCCATGGAAATCTGATCTAAATTCACAGCCTTAGGCTCCATACAGCATTATATGTCTTTTGTCTGTCAGATGGCTCACACAGACCCATAATCCTTTGAGTGTTTCATTCTGCTACCAAGATGACACAATGCACAAAGCATTAACATTGAATGCCTCATTATTGCCATTGCAAAGAAGAAGACAACAGTCATCCTAAGCATATcttttaataaaactgtattGCATAGTATGCCACATAAAAAGGATGCTACAAATATACTAAAAATGTAACCAAGTTTAGAAAATAACTCATCCAACGTGATAATGTCCAATTTAATTTTCGGTAAGAGCAGTATCTGAATATTTAAtgagtcagcttggacacccgCAGGCTCACGATACCGACAACTCAGTTTCCATCTGTTTGGGAAGGAGTGTCCTTCCCTGTATCAAGGGATGTCATCAGTCATGACGGTGATGATGAATGAAGGTGATGACAACAGAGAAGATGATGTGATATTTCTGCTGGTCATGGTGACGTTGGTAGCTGCAATGAAGGtgataatcatccatccatccattttccaagccgcttatcctactgggtcgcggggggtgcggagcctgtcccggaagcaatgggcacgaggcagggaacaacccaggatggggggccagctcatcgcagggcacattcacacaccattcactcacacatgcacacctatgggcaatttagcaactccaattagcctcagcatgtttttggactgtggggggaaaccggagtacccggcggaaaccccacgacgacatggggagaacatgcaaactccacacacatgtgacccaggcggagactcgaacctgggtcccagaggtgtgaggcaacagtgctaaccactgcaccaccatgccgccccggtgATAATCATATGTTACATAATATAGACGTATTATGTCGGTACCGGCTGTCCACTAAGTTTTACTTTTTGTCTACATGACTGACATCTCCTGACGTGGGACGCTCTCGCTCGCAGAGTCAGTCACACCCATAAGGGTGGACTTTCCTCTCATGGCAACAGCCAGCTTTCTGCGGAACTTTCCACACAGAAAGATGTAGATGAGTGGGTCCAGGCAGATGTTGGTGGCCGAGAGCCAGAGAGTGGTCTCCTTGGTAACGTACAGGTGTTGCTGCACGGCACAGGTGTGGGCGGCACGGGTTTGGCCAAGGGTGTAAGGCACGCGGGTGAAGTGGAAGGGCGCAAAGCACACGAAGAACACGCCTACTACCACAAAGACCCGCGCCTTGGTGCGCTTCACGGCGGAGTCGGACTGGCTGCGGGAGCTCACGTACGATTTGTATACCTGCCGGCTGATGAATGTGTAGCATAGTACCATGAGTGCCAGCGTGCCCCAGAACAGTGCCTGGCAAAAGTAATTGTAGCCTTCATGCCAATTAAGTCCGGCCTGGCCTTTGAGAGAGCTGCATTTGAGGTTTGGGGACGTTTTTGGGGGTCGGTCACTCAGCAAGGTGTTTGGCAGAGCCAGCGAAAGTATAAGCACCCATATGGCCACGCTCAGAACTTTGCCAAAGATCGCCCTTTGCATGACGCACTTGCCGAAGGGTCGCACAATTTTCAGGTAGCGGTCCAGGCTGATGAGGCCCAGGAGCAGGATGCTGATGTACATGGAGGAGTAGAAGAGCACAGCCGAGTAGCGGCAGTAGAAGTACTTCACCCGCCACGAACCCAAGCCCGTGTCAGCCAGGACCTTGATGGGCACAGTGAGAGTCATCAAGAGGTCGGCCACCACCACGTTCTTCAGGTAGACCACGAAGGTGGTAGAGCTTGGAATCTGGAAGAAGATCCAGGCGGCCATGCAGTTGAACACCAGAGCGGCCAGGAAGAGCACGCTGTAGAGGCAAGGGAAGACCATGGATGTCACTGCCGTGTCCCGGATGCACTTAGCAGAATGGTTGCCCTGGGTCACACTTAAGTTCATGGTCTGTGGACAAAGATAAAGAGAAACTGTAAAGAACCGCATCTCAATGATGACTGAAAGCATATCAGATTGACCAGTGTGCAAACTCTACTCAGACACAGAGTACATTTGTTGAGAAAGCAGGCTCCAGACAGTTTTTGTGGGATAAGGGTTTTGCTCAACTTATGAACCCATGGTGAAAACGCTCTAATGACTTCTGGCTTTGAGCATGGTGAAAACGCTCTAATGACTTCTGGCTTTGAGCAGGCGCCTTCtaatcacaaaacaaaaatatacaaaacaatgtgaggaaggctaactttaatggaatgagactgaaactagaaactatgaactggatggagttaaacggTTAAAGAGGcaggggaattttttaaaagcacgttgttgcaagtgcaagaggacttcatacctgttttaagcaaaactaaatctaggaaactgcgaccaaggtggtttactacagaaattaagaataaagtccggaggagaagggctctcttccacaaataGAAATTAACTaacgatttcaaaataaagcaggagtacctaagtctacaggttgagttaaaaaacaaCATTAGACTCACTAAGAGGAATGCAGAAAGTAAGATTGcactggaggct from Brienomyrus brachyistius isolate T26 chromosome 17, BBRACH_0.4, whole genome shotgun sequence harbors:
- the p2ry13 gene encoding P2Y purinoceptor 13; its protein translation is MNLSVTQGNHSAKCIRDTAVTSMVFPCLYSVLFLAALVFNCMAAWIFFQIPSSTTFVVYLKNVVVADLLMTLTVPIKVLADTGLGSWRVKYFYCRYSAVLFYSSMYISILLLGLISLDRYLKIVRPFGKCVMQRAIFGKVLSVAIWVLILSLALPNTLLSDRPPKTSPNLKCSSLKGQAGLNWHEGYNYFCQALFWGTLALMVLCYTFISRQVYKSYVSSRSQSDSAVKRTKARVFVVVGVFFVCFAPFHFTRVPYTLGQTRAAHTCAVQQHLYVTKETTLWLSATNICLDPLIYIFLCGKFRRKLAVAMRGKSTLMGVTDSASESVPRQEMSVM